A DNA window from Gasterosteus aculeatus chromosome 16, fGasAcu3.hap1.1, whole genome shotgun sequence contains the following coding sequences:
- the LOC144388879 gene encoding uncharacterized protein LOC144388879, protein MAITSRHNCPKGSLSNAASRACVNVISDTDDSRRVKMNTAPNNTLRDNLFMRRVADQQQTLDQYGHQSVRYDRQFKPSSSYTKHRTTAARGSRVLEFGRLNRPRSRPRPDPGPNSPRQSQANRLGVQSNERPRYNPYDNTRPHDKHGRQRSQTTADDWGRSGPAETRGQYTSVPRSGSLRKDELNRNGGYRQHKGPPMYGHPNPMNNAYKIPKANHGDREQRTTHDAHVFHCTGNQTNQSDPCMTRGPPIGGGTSRKREWKEPMASTSTVLSSESEEEGEDTSDKRGTIPVTSTGACVTTREAGSGSDSESSESSSSSSSSSSSSSSESSDSEDESEKAPALTAPASTAPAKKAPAPTAPAPKAPAPKAPGPKAPAPKAPAPKAPAPKAPAPKAPGPRAPGSKAPGSKAPGSKAPGSKAPAKKATAKRANVPKVPPQKGAVPKKVVVPKRPRLTRDALGATTAGTSSDCKKANNAGASNDTLGATTSVTSSSCKNTHDEGASRESPEHMIALEKKVAVVTLRRMTLPSVAPACSPYKDDWTSIAAPVADVSVPPDTTNAPATVTTFLRAPLDSEVYVPSIDLTSDGEDDDTAEGDTDRLNTAIPPAPEKDPVPLDTIGQGIGGGWQIDGTCVIGDDQDRTNSAIESILGTEDPDAISAVRSVYQNNDTYLDVDSFVRDPLEQHCDEVEQSIICLSSMCDDISVSEPGHVGPIIPSPNPPPVPNPNPPPVPKPSVQVPYHPTDVPPTYGQHTSAVQYIHMSPVGRDQSQHGQHMPSMGCETQQERMSSPLQYVHLSPTQYNPTLPRHEPQQSSTPGYVHRYDPHQSTAPEYAHHQCDPHPGPPTATPPPSIAMPPPLLPPTRPCVHATDQSPSSTSDHPPQKYPGQQYAMTTGQTVAWNTTLLLQILQESSQCSGCRIEFNTQVKVIENKLMSNCPIQLPCCNQASCFFCVHDTGMKNSCAIHKMTSTRSVVNWTIDKIMWDCSSSFQNLRTAARDIMDPYDSVMWPTVAAVTTWDHMMSIKDLHRSNFEGAHTRDEAVAYVSLVYNPTFTGHIVSASTTRVSTYETHLLTCDQMWAMHWCCFLFHDSTILVIWFVNKNTNTRMHVGDMPVDVVSRFSVYMYALAARLKVMYGCIDCPFHVATACSTLRGDLWYHVSAICKKLALPLDEEGLASTVAMPCDVEASMRVGVDVGKRVPERARDATLNMSAEYALYESQHNYIVTTNVDVYM, encoded by the exons ATGGCAATCACCTCCAGACACAATTGCCCGAAAGGAAGTCTGTCCAACGCTGCGAGTCGAGCCTGCGTTAACGTCATTTCAG ATACCGATGACAGTAGacgtgtaaagatgaacaccgccCCAAATAATACCCTGAGGGACAACCTGTTCATGAGGCGCGTCGCCGACCAACAACAGACACTGGATCAGTACGGCCATCAAAGTGTCCGATATGATCGGCAATTCAAGCCGTCGTCTTCATACACAAAACATCGTACAACCGCGGCAAGGGGCTCGCGTGTATTGGAATTCGGAAGACTCAATAGACCCAGGTCCAGGCCGAGGCCTGATCCGGGGCCCAATTCGCCTCGACAGAGTCAAGCAAACAGGCTCGGTGTCCAGAGTAATGAGCGACCTAGATATAATCCGTATGATAACACG CGGCcccatgacaaacatggacgtCAACGGAGTCAGACAACGGCAGACGACTGGGGTAGAAGTGGACCCGCCGAAACCAGGGGACAATACACGAGTGTGCCGAGATCTGGATCATTGCGCAAAGATGAACTGAATCGTAACGGTGGCTATAGGCAACACAAAGGTCCACCGATGTACGGCCATCCCAACCCTATGAATAATGCCTACAAGATACCTAAAGCCAATCATGGTGACAGAGAACAGCGGACAACACATGACGCACATGTATTCCACTGTACCGGTAATCAGACTAATCAGTCAGACCCTTGCATGACCAGGGGCCCGCCTATTGGCGGGGGCACTAGCAGGAAACGTGAATGGAAGGAGCCAATGGCATCAACATCCACAGTGTTATCCTCGGAATCTGAGGAAGAAGGTGAGGACACGTCAGATAAGAGAGGTACTATTCCTGTGACTTCTACGGGCGCATGTGTTACTACAAGGGAGGCGGGGTCCGGGTCAGACTCTGAATCAAGtgaatcatcatcgtcatcatcatcatcatcatccagttcatcctcagagtcCTCAGATTCAGaggatgaaagtgaaaaggcCCCCGCGCTGACGGCTCCCGCGTCGACGGCCCCTGCAAAGAAGGCCCCCGCGCCGACGGCTCCCGCACCGAAGGCTCCCGCGCCAAAGGCTCCCGGGCCGAAGGCACCCGCGCCAAAGGCTCCCGCGCCAAAGGCTCCCGCGCCAAAAGCTCCCGCGCCAAAAGCTCCCGGGCCGAGGGCACCCGGGTCGAAGGCACCCGGGTCGAAGGCACCCGGGTCGAAGGCACCCGGGTCGAAGGCTCCTGCAAAGAAGGCCACTGCAAAAAGAGCAAATGTACCAAAGGTCCCCCCCCAAAAGGGCGCTGTaccaaaaaaggttgttgtACCAAAGAGGCCTCGTCTCACGAGGGATGCACTCGGGGCCACTACGGCTGGTACATCCAGTGActgtaaaaaggcaaataatGCAGGAGCTAGCAACGATACACTCGGCGCCACTACGTCTGTTACATCCAGTAGCTGTAAAAATACACACGATGAAGGAGCTAGCAGAGAGTCACCGGAGCATATGATCGCGTTGGAGAAGAAAGTGGCAGTAGTTACATTGCGTAGGATGACACTACCGTCTGTCGCGCCGGCGTGTTCACCGTATAAAGACGACTGGACATCAATAGCTGCACCGGTTGCTGATGTTAGTGTACCACCTGATACCACAAACGCCCCGGCTACTGTAACCACTTTTCTCCGTGCGCCGCTAGATAGTGAAGTGTATGTCCCCAGCATAGACCTCACTTCAGATGGCGAAGATGATGATACCGCGGAAGGGGACACGGACCGATTAAATACGGCTATACCCCCGGCCCCGGAGAAAGACCCTGTACCCCTGGATACCATCGGCCAAGGCATCGGTGGTGGGTGGCAGATCGACGGGACGTGCGTAATTGGAGACGACCAAGATAGGACGAACAGTGCTATAGAATCCATCCTGGGGACTGAAGACCCAGATGCCATATCAGCTGTAAGGTCCGTATACCAAAACAATGATACCTACCTCGACGTAGATTCATTTGTGCGGGACCCTCTTGAGCAGCATTGCGATGAAGTTGAACAGAGCATAATATGTCTCAGCAGCATGTGTGATGATATCAGCGTGTCGGAACCAGGACATGTGGGACCCATCATTCCCAGCCCTAACCCCCCTCCGGTACCaaaccctaacccccctccGGTACCCAAACCTTCGGTACAGGTACCGTATCATCCCACTGACGTGCCACCAACGTATGGACAGCATACATCGGCGGTACAATATATCCACATGTCACCAGTGGGACGTGATCAATCACAACATGGCCAGCATATGCCATCGATGGGATGTGAGACACAACAGGAACGTATGTCGTCACCACTGCAGTATGTTCACTTGTCGCCAACGCAGTACAACCCCACATTGCCACGACATGAACCACAGCAGTCATCGACGCCGGGATATGTACATCGGTATGACCCACATCAGTCAACGGCGCCAGAATATGCACACCATCAATGTGACCCCCATCCAGGTCCACCGACTGCTACACCGCCCCCATCCATCGCCATGCCGCCACCTCTACTACCACCAACCAGGCCTTGTGTACATGCAACTGATCAATCGCCATCGTCCACCTCAGATCACCCACCCCAAAAGTACCCCGGGCAACAGTATGCGATGACGACTGGTCAAACAGTGGCATGGAATACAACCTTACTGCTGCAGATATTGCAGGAAAGTAGTCAATGCAGTGGCTGTAGGATTGAATTCAACACCCAAGTGAAAGTGATAGAGAACAAGTTGATGTCCAACTGTCCGATACAACTCCCCTGTTGCAACCAAGCCTCGTGTTTCTTCTGCGTACACGACACCGGTATGAAGAACAGCTGTGCAATACACAAAATGACATCAACGAGGTCTGTGGTCAACTGGACTATTGATAAGATAATGTGGGATTGTAGCAGCAGCTTCCAGAATCTCAGGACTGCCGCACGAGACATCATGGACCCCTATGACAGCGTAATGTGGCCCACTGTAGCCGCCGTTACGACTTGGG ACCACATGATGTCGATTAAGGATCTCCATCGAAGCAACTTCGAAGGGGCGCATACAAGGGATGAGGCTGTGGCGTATGTATCCCTGGTCTACAATCCTACCTTCACAGGTCACATTGTCTCGGCCAGCACAACTAGGGTATCAACATATGAGACCCATCTACTTACATGTGATCAAATGTGGGCTATGCACtggtgctgcttcctgttccaTGATTCCACCATACTCGTAATATGGTTTGTAAACAAGAACACAAATACCAGAATGCATGTCGGTGATATGCCGGTCGATGTAGTTTCACGGTTCTCAGTGTACATGTATGCATTAGCTGCGCGTCTGAAGGTAATGTATGGGTGCATTGACTGCCCATTCCATGTAGCGACTGCATGTTCTACACTCCGGGGGGACCTATGGTATCATGTGTCCGCCATATGCAAAAAACTCGCCCTGCCTTTAGATGAAGAGGGACTGGCATCTACCGTGGCCATGCCCTGTGACGTAGAGGCATCTATGCGGGTGGGGGTGGATGTGGGGAAACGGGTACCTGAGAGGGCACGTGATGCCACACTCAACATGTCTGCAGAGTATGCGTTGTACGAATCGCAGCACAATTACATTGTCACGACGAATGTCGATGTGTACATGTAG